The proteins below come from a single Spirochaetia bacterium 38H-sp genomic window:
- a CDS encoding VWA domain-containing protein, with protein MKKTIIAVFILLCITALNAQNISITQIDTSSLLLSQTVRAYIFADNLPGGRILDTKDLIVSESADNNTWQKVPVRKVERDINRKEGISFYLLLDNSGSMWDNLAGEKTDNPDDFRITHAKKAIRDFLPLLSQKDRISLATFNRRYNLLQPITENPANIQTALELIKKPDKEEAYTELYMAAEEAIEKFPVETGRRALIILSDGENFPPAGSGSHTNPDYAIELARKKGITCYVVHFGTEKDPLIHELAYQSGGTVFDAHNATELASIYTTIQEQILQEYAISYYASMQPGEQRYVRIELAGTDKEAQQSYYTGTILRSRTSVSIWHYLLLIIPAALWIALILFRLEKETDTAGLRLLYGAPGTKTKMFPVSEGRTIVGGDATADITLSGNPNMRPQAATIVFDPNKKKYVVEADTDLTINNQPATKKELKPGDVLNISGTVVVFDAPEEKDKKKK; from the coding sequence ATGAAAAAGACAATAATTGCTGTATTTATACTGCTGTGTATAACAGCACTTAATGCACAGAATATAAGCATAACACAGATAGACACAAGCTCTCTTCTGTTGTCTCAGACAGTAAGGGCATACATATTTGCAGATAACCTACCAGGGGGGAGAATCCTTGATACAAAAGACCTGATAGTAAGCGAATCTGCAGACAACAATACGTGGCAAAAAGTACCCGTAAGAAAAGTAGAAAGAGACATAAACAGAAAAGAAGGCATCAGTTTTTATCTTCTACTGGATAACTCAGGCAGCATGTGGGACAACCTTGCAGGAGAAAAAACAGATAACCCCGATGATTTTCGCATAACACACGCAAAAAAAGCAATAAGGGATTTTCTTCCTCTACTGTCGCAGAAGGATAGAATATCCCTTGCAACTTTTAATAGAAGATATAATCTGCTGCAGCCAATAACAGAAAATCCAGCTAATATACAGACAGCACTGGAATTGATAAAAAAGCCGGATAAGGAAGAAGCATACACAGAGCTTTACATGGCTGCAGAAGAAGCGATAGAAAAATTCCCTGTAGAAACAGGAAGACGCGCTCTCATAATCCTATCTGACGGAGAAAACTTTCCTCCGGCAGGTTCAGGAAGCCATACCAATCCTGACTATGCAATAGAGCTTGCAAGAAAGAAAGGCATAACATGTTATGTCGTACACTTTGGCACAGAAAAAGACCCGCTGATACACGAGCTTGCTTACCAAAGCGGCGGCACAGTCTTTGATGCACACAATGCAACAGAGCTTGCAAGTATATATACGACAATACAGGAGCAAATACTTCAGGAATATGCAATAAGCTATTACGCCTCCATGCAACCGGGAGAACAGCGCTATGTGAGAATAGAGCTTGCCGGTACGGACAAAGAAGCACAACAAAGCTACTATACAGGTACCATCCTAAGAAGCAGAACATCTGTGAGCATCTGGCACTATCTTTTGCTTATAATACCTGCTGCATTATGGATTGCACTTATTCTCTTCCGCCTTGAGAAAGAGACGGATACGGCAGGCCTACGCCTTCTTTACGGTGCACCCGGCACAAAGACAAAGATGTTTCCGGTGAGCGAGGGCAGGACAATAGTCGGAGGAGACGCAACTGCGGACATAACCCTAAGCGGTAACCCCAACATGCGCCCTCAGGCTGCAACCATAGTCTTTGACCCCAATAAGAAAAAATACGTGGTAGAAGCAGACACAGACCTCACTATCAACAATCAGCCCGCTACAAAAAAAGAGCTCAAACCAGGAGACGTGCTTAACATATCTGGTACTGTAGTTGTGTTTGACGCACCAGAGGAAAAAGACAAAAAGAAAAAATAA
- a CDS encoding FHA domain-containing protein, translating into MSLTQKRIIMLCLGALGGAMLWPLILSIQSVQTAFPNYLVFLIVQGMIFGLIFGSIFGSFEGIVVSSRIKALKGLLLGAVAGLAAGALGILLGQHFLFSAAEGVIKGWKTAEKTGLIIISGVSWAITGVFVSMIEGLRANSLRKLMAGLAGGITGGLLGGILLEAIRQSNPENSLALLGGLMLFGLSLSAFYTFFENSFSWGSIKVLNGPLKDKEYLLVKTRMSIGSDPKCDIVLADYANVKPLHAYISIKKGKITLTRADADAKLTVNDMTEAEKILRREDVFSIGNAKFIYGIFV; encoded by the coding sequence ATGTCTCTTACACAAAAAAGGATAATAATGTTATGTCTGGGAGCTCTTGGCGGTGCTATGCTCTGGCCATTGATCCTAAGCATCCAGTCGGTACAGACAGCATTTCCCAATTATCTGGTTTTTCTAATAGTACAGGGAATGATTTTTGGTCTTATCTTTGGTAGTATTTTTGGCTCCTTTGAAGGAATCGTGGTATCATCCAGAATCAAGGCTCTTAAAGGGCTTTTGCTTGGAGCAGTGGCAGGGCTTGCCGCAGGGGCTCTTGGCATCTTACTTGGACAGCATTTTCTGTTTTCTGCAGCAGAAGGAGTTATAAAGGGCTGGAAAACAGCAGAAAAAACAGGTCTCATAATAATAAGCGGAGTAAGCTGGGCAATAACCGGTGTGTTTGTATCCATGATAGAGGGACTCAGAGCAAACTCTCTCAGAAAGCTAATGGCAGGGCTTGCAGGCGGGATAACCGGAGGCCTCCTTGGCGGAATACTTTTGGAAGCCATCAGGCAAAGCAATCCAGAAAACAGCCTCGCACTACTTGGCGGGCTCATGCTCTTTGGCCTTTCTTTGAGTGCCTTCTACACATTTTTTGAAAACAGCTTTTCATGGGGAAGCATCAAGGTTCTAAACGGACCGCTCAAAGACAAGGAATACCTTCTTGTAAAAACTCGTATGAGTATAGGAAGCGATCCCAAGTGCGACATAGTACTTGCGGATTATGCCAATGTTAAGCCTTTACATGCATATATAAGCATAAAGAAGGGAAAGATAACACTTACCAGAGCCGATGCAGATGCAAAACTTACAGTTAACGATATGACAGAAGCGGAAAAGATTCTACGCAGAGAAGACGTCTTTTCTATAGGCAATGCCAAGTTTATATACGGTATATTTGTCTAA
- a CDS encoding 6-hydroxymethylpterin diphosphokinase MptE-like protein: MTRQRLHSAYNPQKEAERFLDNIQELKEHRPSCIILMGAGEGYIYSELKKRFTNIKIIRIFYSREIPVNKNLPTGHLDWIPGDTYDLKNFLYHTIEDRDIPGIVIIEWPASANIWKKEATKAKETAIQFIRERTGTILTSIASGRRWFENIIRNILFIEKIAAIESWPEEILILASGPTLEKVLDTPIQHTTIALPSSLCSLAFRNIKPDAAISTDGNHYAKIHLVHLDPAVPLFAAFTAALPLKTCKNTNIIPIAQHTALETPLTTLLPYPHLNLPPHGTVAGTALQLAINNNTNHILIAGLDLASYDMQQHSRPHSFDPIWEENTKRITPLFTKKLISILDTTTRITNTPWRKNRALETYAGWFSHLTPPAHIKITRINPSPIEIPAFCNTDTIPSPAKTKKLRIKQEKTPDSTERKKIAKKYIEEIRETAREAIKEKKHTEIGLAIGGKIYYDIQKNSDTTEKTIKAYRQQIDKYIENIIEKYNLQ; encoded by the coding sequence ATGACAAGACAAAGACTCCACTCTGCCTATAATCCCCAGAAAGAAGCAGAAAGGTTTCTGGATAACATCCAGGAGCTAAAAGAACACAGACCATCTTGCATAATACTCATGGGAGCAGGAGAAGGATATATATACAGCGAGCTAAAAAAACGATTTACCAACATAAAAATAATAAGAATATTTTACTCTCGGGAAATACCTGTCAATAAAAATCTCCCAACCGGACATCTAGACTGGATTCCCGGCGATACATATGATTTAAAAAACTTTTTATACCATACAATAGAAGACAGAGATATCCCTGGAATAGTCATAATAGAATGGCCTGCATCGGCAAATATATGGAAAAAGGAAGCAACAAAAGCAAAAGAAACTGCTATCCAGTTTATAAGAGAAAGAACAGGAACAATATTGACATCCATTGCAAGCGGTAGAAGATGGTTTGAAAACATTATAAGGAACATACTGTTTATTGAAAAAATAGCAGCAATAGAAAGCTGGCCGGAGGAAATACTTATTCTTGCATCTGGACCTACACTGGAGAAAGTTCTGGATACCCCCATACAACACACCACCATTGCACTCCCTTCCAGCCTCTGCTCGCTTGCCTTTCGCAATATCAAACCAGATGCTGCAATAAGCACCGATGGCAACCACTATGCAAAAATACATCTTGTCCACCTTGATCCTGCTGTTCCACTCTTTGCAGCATTCACAGCAGCCCTCCCCCTAAAAACATGCAAAAACACAAACATAATACCCATAGCACAACACACAGCTCTGGAAACCCCGCTTACAACACTTCTTCCCTACCCCCATCTCAACCTGCCGCCACACGGCACAGTAGCCGGCACCGCATTGCAGTTGGCCATAAACAACAACACAAACCATATTCTAATAGCAGGATTGGACCTTGCCTCATACGATATGCAGCAACACAGCCGTCCTCACAGCTTTGACCCCATATGGGAAGAAAACACAAAAAGAATTACTCCTCTTTTTACAAAAAAACTCATCAGCATACTCGACACAACAACAAGAATAACAAACACACCTTGGAGAAAAAACCGCGCATTAGAAACCTATGCAGGCTGGTTCTCGCATCTCACACCACCTGCACATATAAAAATAACAAGAATAAACCCCAGTCCTATAGAAATCCCGGCATTCTGTAATACAGACACAATCCCTTCTCCAGCAAAAACAAAAAAATTGAGAATAAAACAGGAAAAAACACCGGACAGTACAGAAAGAAAAAAAATAGCAAAGAAATACATAGAAGAAATAAGAGAAACAGCAAGAGAAGCAATAAAAGAAAAAAAACATACAGAAATAGGACTGGCAATAGGAGGAAAAATATACTACGACATACAAAAAAACAGCGATACAACAGAAAAAACAATCAAAGCATACAGACAACAGATAGATAAATATATAGAAAACATAATAGAAAAATATAACCTGCAATGA
- a CDS encoding 6-hydroxymethylpterin diphosphokinase MptE-like protein, translating to MIQEKNLITLKKSNPSAYEKLKKTSPNPGLKKENAKNGTPIPVLETPQIKKPLASYVDPQREAEKIIKRNQASGHIIITALGAAYHIEEALKLEQTEHITIIEHDSTITKALLAIRDISHILENPAVSLLVEPTKEELIDHIYSTFNPAINTKLSIIPMPQATEKAKNNQDKNLQTIRALAEQIAQETATQANFGRIWHHNCLRNLQYLSKNTTIPNLPDTIIIAAAGPSLEKTLSKLPSIPIVATDSALPFLHAINRPPILAASMDCQYYSTYHITGISPSYPLILDLSSPPAITRKVEKTILAASKHPLHQYFAEKLNIPSYPTQGNITATLTHLAILNGVTTIHIAGADYAYPHITPYQRSTYHWPYHLSRITRHANLQTALIETCLDKTPPGTITPPILTSYKNALITSLINFGCSIETPSQGHYIITTKNRSQTQITQVPSKKETSRITAQYIEKIKNLPPLKTSISYHNLEKEQKNLWTTLLPLMLYIKKHNNNKDLETISKLTLAEATENYTERSYRSK from the coding sequence ATGATACAAGAAAAAAACCTTATTACATTAAAAAAAAGCAACCCCTCTGCATATGAGAAGCTAAAGAAAACATCTCCCAATCCTGGACTAAAAAAAGAAAACGCAAAAAACGGTACTCCCATACCCGTACTGGAAACACCACAAATAAAAAAACCCCTTGCTTCCTATGTAGACCCGCAAAGAGAAGCAGAAAAAATAATAAAAAGGAACCAAGCCTCAGGACATATCATAATAACAGCATTGGGAGCAGCATATCACATAGAAGAAGCACTAAAACTAGAACAAACAGAACACATAACAATAATAGAACATGACAGTACAATAACAAAAGCACTCCTTGCAATACGAGACATAAGCCACATACTGGAAAATCCTGCAGTAAGCCTTCTTGTAGAACCCACGAAGGAAGAACTCATAGACCACATATATAGCACCTTTAACCCTGCAATAAATACAAAACTAAGCATAATACCAATGCCTCAAGCCACAGAAAAAGCAAAAAACAACCAAGACAAAAATCTGCAAACAATCAGAGCACTAGCAGAACAGATAGCACAAGAGACAGCAACTCAAGCCAACTTTGGCAGAATATGGCATCACAACTGTCTCAGGAACCTCCAGTATCTCTCAAAGAACACAACAATACCGAATTTACCTGACACAATAATAATAGCAGCAGCAGGACCCAGCCTAGAGAAAACACTCTCAAAACTCCCATCCATTCCAATAGTAGCCACAGACAGCGCACTCCCCTTTTTACACGCCATAAACAGACCACCTATACTTGCAGCAAGCATGGACTGCCAATACTACAGCACATACCACATAACAGGCATAAGCCCCTCCTATCCACTTATACTTGACCTATCCAGCCCCCCTGCTATCACAAGAAAAGTAGAAAAAACCATCCTCGCAGCAAGCAAACACCCCTTGCACCAATACTTTGCAGAAAAACTCAACATCCCCTCGTACCCCACACAAGGCAACATCACAGCAACCCTAACACACCTTGCAATCCTAAATGGAGTTACAACAATCCACATAGCAGGCGCAGACTATGCCTACCCGCACATCACTCCATACCAGAGAAGCACCTATCACTGGCCATACCATCTTAGTCGCATAACACGCCATGCAAACCTACAGACAGCCCTCATAGAAACCTGCCTTGATAAAACCCCGCCAGGCACAATCACCCCACCCATACTCACATCATACAAAAACGCACTGATAACAAGCCTTATCAACTTCGGATGCAGCATAGAAACACCCTCTCAAGGCCACTACATAATAACAACAAAGAATCGTAGCCAAACACAAATCACACAAGTCCCCTCAAAAAAAGAAACATCAAGAATCACAGCACAATACATAGAAAAAATAAAAAACCTGCCCCCTTTAAAAACATCAATCAGCTACCATAACCTTGAAAAAGAGCAAAAAAACCTCTGGACAACACTCCTTCCGCTCATGCTGTACATAAAAAAACATAACAACAACAAAGATCTGGAAACAATAAGCAAACTCACCCTAGCAGAAGCAACCGAAAATTATACCGAACGGTCTTACCGCAGCAAATAA
- the ilvY gene encoding HTH-type transcriptional activator IlvY, translating into MNIEDLSCFIALAETLHFGRASKLCNLSPSAFSRAIKRLEEETNSVLIRRDTRRVELTQEGRLFFDRARSIIDTWEAARSELARMSGMVSGELSIFASVTACYSLLPGFFTSFTSSYPDVHIRLETGAPAEALPAVLDDRVDIGVIAKPDSLPRDVDFFPVVETPLVFVAPAADCPLTRELKRNGPLSLPLILPEREPARLRLDRWFSHQKMSPRVYAEVAGNEAILAMVNLGLGIGVVPRLVLEKSPLKQGIKIVDTEPPLEPYLVGFAVKKRRKSLPAVYAFLECVNKSK; encoded by the coding sequence ATGAATATAGAAGACCTATCCTGTTTTATTGCTCTTGCTGAGACATTGCATTTTGGCAGAGCCAGCAAACTTTGCAACCTTAGCCCCTCTGCCTTTTCTCGTGCTATTAAACGCCTGGAAGAAGAAACAAACAGCGTGCTTATACGACGCGATACAAGGCGGGTTGAGCTTACTCAGGAGGGCAGGCTTTTCTTTGACAGGGCACGGAGCATCATTGATACATGGGAAGCAGCCCGGAGCGAACTTGCCAGAATGAGCGGTATGGTATCAGGTGAGCTTAGTATCTTTGCCTCTGTTACTGCCTGCTACAGCCTCCTTCCTGGTTTTTTTACATCGTTTACATCCAGCTATCCTGACGTGCACATCCGACTGGAAACAGGGGCTCCGGCAGAGGCTTTACCTGCTGTTCTTGATGATCGTGTTGACATAGGAGTAATAGCAAAACCGGATTCTCTGCCTCGTGATGTTGATTTCTTTCCTGTTGTAGAAACACCGCTTGTATTTGTTGCGCCGGCGGCTGATTGCCCGCTTACCAGGGAGCTTAAAAGAAACGGTCCGCTTTCTCTCCCCCTTATATTGCCTGAGCGTGAGCCCGCAAGACTTCGTCTTGACAGATGGTTTTCTCATCAGAAGATGAGCCCCAGAGTATATGCCGAAGTTGCAGGTAATGAGGCAATACTTGCCATGGTCAATCTTGGGCTTGGCATAGGTGTTGTTCCTCGTCTTGTTTTAGAAAAAAGCCCTCTCAAGCAGGGTATAAAGATAGTGGATACTGAGCCTCCGCTTGAGCCGTACCTTGTAGGCTTTGCCGTAAAAAAAAGAAGAAAAAGTTTGCCTGCTGTTTATGCTTTTCTTGAATGTGTTAATAAATCTAAGTAA
- a CDS encoding DUF1015 domain-containing protein: protein MNVVIPKVLKTCKIMLPSKKADIAKWPVIACDQFTSQRSYWESLADQIGDAPSTLKLILPEVYLEDTDVSGRIDEIHKNMHAFLEQGLMEELPEGAVITERTTVYGRKRTGLIIAADLEAYSYTDTKNAAILPTEATVPERIPPRLEVRRGAVLELPHVMLLVDDKDNRFMQTIKTLQKREVYDTKLLKEGGHVRGWFIEKDFIAPLLEDFLRGLANEHDGIVAAVGDGNHSLATAKALWEEKKNSGVKDGHPARYSLVEVVSIHDPGLAFEPIHRLVFDCNADTTMDMLSDVTADSQVLNTKLTDNMQIQQDEIIISDGKKTYKVKLNQDRLAVEQVQYELDKHNNIKMDYTHGYLHTMELTETGKNTAIFLPAIPREEVFATIQKRKVFPRKSFSLGEAEEKRYYLEARRIE, encoded by the coding sequence ATGAATGTTGTTATTCCCAAGGTATTAAAGACGTGTAAAATTATGTTACCGTCAAAAAAGGCGGATATAGCAAAATGGCCGGTTATAGCTTGTGACCAGTTTACTTCCCAGCGTTCTTATTGGGAGAGTCTGGCAGACCAGATAGGTGATGCGCCGTCTACGCTCAAGCTTATTCTGCCGGAGGTGTATCTGGAGGATACGGATGTTAGTGGCAGAATCGATGAGATCCATAAAAATATGCATGCTTTTCTCGAGCAGGGCTTGATGGAGGAACTTCCGGAGGGAGCAGTAATCACAGAAAGAACAACAGTTTACGGCAGGAAAAGAACCGGGCTGATTATTGCTGCGGATTTGGAGGCCTACTCTTATACAGATACTAAAAATGCTGCGATTCTTCCCACTGAGGCAACTGTCCCGGAGAGGATACCACCTAGACTTGAGGTAAGACGAGGCGCCGTGCTTGAGCTTCCGCATGTCATGCTCCTCGTGGACGATAAAGATAACCGCTTTATGCAGACTATCAAAACACTGCAGAAGAGAGAGGTGTATGATACAAAGCTGCTTAAGGAAGGAGGTCATGTAAGGGGCTGGTTTATAGAAAAGGATTTTATTGCTCCCCTACTTGAGGATTTTTTGAGGGGACTTGCAAATGAACATGACGGGATTGTTGCCGCTGTAGGGGACGGCAATCATTCTCTTGCTACGGCAAAAGCTCTGTGGGAAGAGAAGAAAAACAGCGGAGTAAAGGACGGACATCCCGCAAGATATAGCCTTGTGGAAGTTGTAAGCATTCATGACCCGGGCCTTGCATTCGAACCCATCCATAGACTTGTTTTTGACTGCAATGCCGACACAACTATGGATATGCTATCTGATGTCACAGCTGATTCTCAGGTGCTCAATACAAAACTGACAGATAACATGCAAATACAACAGGATGAGATAATAATATCAGATGGTAAAAAAACTTATAAAGTAAAGCTAAATCAGGACAGACTTGCTGTAGAACAGGTGCAATACGAGTTGGATAAGCACAACAATATCAAGATGGATTATACTCACGGGTATTTGCATACCATGGAGCTTACAGAAACAGGTAAAAATACAGCAATATTTCTACCTGCCATTCCAAGAGAAGAGGTATTTGCAACCATACAAAAAAGAAAGGTTTTCCCTAGAAAAAGCTTTTCCCTGGGAGAAGCGGAAGAAAAACGATACTATCTGGAAGCCCGTCGCATAGAATGA
- a CDS encoding U32 family peptidase: MELLSPAGNIEKLRYAYHYGADAAYIGLNGLSLRARADNFTAEQSEEIKKIKGKKKLYCALNIYFHPEDIDNLENRIDELKQFPIDAFIISDIGLLPIMKKHFPDTDMHLSTQANCTNHLAAKTYYDMGFKRIITARELSLNEIKRIKDHIPELEIEAFAHGAMCLAYSGRCFLSAWMADRSGNRGACAHSCRWEYRVLEERERPGEYYPIEEYDGYTTIMSSQDICMIDHLEELKQAGVDSIKIEGRMKSLYYVAIVSRAYRKALDALDGKPIENLQEYKEELHKVSHRQYSTGFFFGKRDIEKPADHTMFPPRHIFMGTVGKKEGDNIWQIIPKNKINVGEELEFIGPDIIGIKDKSYILLDSDKNPTDFIAHKREGYIKTDAPLEEGYIIRKSE, from the coding sequence ATGGAACTACTATCACCTGCAGGAAACATAGAAAAACTAAGATACGCCTATCACTACGGCGCAGATGCAGCATACATAGGACTCAACGGGCTCTCGCTTAGAGCAAGAGCAGACAACTTTACAGCTGAGCAATCAGAAGAAATAAAAAAAATAAAAGGCAAAAAAAAGCTCTACTGTGCACTCAACATATACTTCCATCCGGAAGACATAGACAACCTGGAAAACAGAATAGATGAGTTAAAGCAATTTCCCATAGATGCATTTATAATAAGCGATATAGGACTTCTGCCTATTATGAAAAAACACTTCCCAGACACGGACATGCATCTCTCAACACAAGCAAACTGCACCAACCACCTTGCAGCAAAAACATACTACGATATGGGCTTTAAAAGAATAATAACAGCAAGAGAACTCAGCCTGAATGAAATAAAACGCATAAAAGACCACATCCCAGAACTCGAGATAGAAGCATTTGCCCACGGAGCAATGTGTCTTGCCTACTCAGGGAGATGCTTCCTAAGCGCATGGATGGCAGACCGCTCTGGAAACAGAGGAGCATGTGCACACTCCTGCAGATGGGAATACAGAGTACTGGAAGAAAGAGAAAGACCTGGAGAATACTACCCAATAGAAGAATACGACGGATATACAACAATCATGTCCTCACAGGACATATGTATGATAGACCATCTTGAAGAACTAAAGCAGGCAGGAGTCGACTCCATCAAGATAGAAGGCAGAATGAAATCCCTTTACTACGTTGCAATAGTAAGCCGCGCATACAGAAAAGCATTGGACGCATTGGATGGGAAACCAATAGAAAACCTGCAAGAATATAAAGAAGAACTCCATAAAGTAAGCCACAGACAATACTCTACAGGATTCTTTTTCGGTAAAAGGGATATAGAGAAACCTGCAGACCATACAATGTTTCCACCCCGCCACATATTTATGGGTACTGTGGGAAAAAAAGAAGGTGATAATATCTGGCAAATTATTCCCAAAAACAAGATAAATGTAGGAGAAGAGCTTGAGTTTATAGGGCCGGACATAATAGGGATAAAAGATAAAAGCTACATACTTCTTGATAGTGACAAAAATCCTACAGATTTTATTGCACATAAACGCGAAGGCTATATCAAGACAGATGCCCCTCTTGAGGAAGGTTACATAATAAGAAAGTCAGAATAA
- a CDS encoding ketol-acid reductoisomerase: MLDFETKVFKKEKIKLAGTEEYVVQGGRDKFHLLPKAFEGIKQIGVIGWSSQGPAQAQNLRDSLEGTDIKVKVGLRAGSKSMEKARAAGFTEENGTLGEMMEVIKESDLLILLIADSAQAQLYKEIFAALKSGATLGLSHGFLIGYLESIGEKLPSHINIVGVCPKGMGPSVRRLYEQGKEVNGAGINSSFAVVQDIDGRATDIALGWAVAIGAPYVFATTLEMEYKSDIYGERGILLGAVHGIVESLYRWYTDKGMDEKEAFKHTVETITGPISSTISKKGIKALYESFNGEDKKTFQKAYSAAYGPLFEILLECYEEVASGNEIRSVIMAGERLKRFPFRTIDNTKMWKVGEEVRKERNENEIPLDPYTAGVYVAGIIAQVDVLREKGHAYSEIVNESIIEAVDSLNPYMHYKGVAFMVDNCSTTARLGARKWAPRFDYNLWQNTYPQSETGNIDEKLISDFEKHPVHEALAVLSKYRPPVDIVVLG, from the coding sequence ATGCTGGATTTTGAAACAAAAGTCTTTAAGAAAGAAAAGATAAAGCTTGCAGGTACAGAAGAGTATGTTGTTCAGGGAGGAAGAGATAAGTTTCATCTCCTTCCCAAGGCATTTGAGGGAATCAAGCAGATAGGTGTTATTGGCTGGTCTTCTCAGGGGCCCGCCCAGGCTCAGAACCTGAGAGATTCTCTTGAGGGTACGGATATCAAGGTAAAGGTTGGACTTAGAGCCGGTTCCAAATCCATGGAGAAGGCAAGAGCAGCCGGTTTTACAGAAGAAAACGGCACATTGGGAGAGATGATGGAGGTAATCAAGGAGTCCGATCTCCTTATTCTTCTTATCGCAGACTCTGCTCAGGCTCAGCTTTACAAAGAAATATTTGCAGCACTTAAAAGCGGTGCCACACTAGGGCTTTCTCACGGTTTCCTCATAGGATACCTCGAAAGCATAGGTGAGAAGCTTCCTTCCCATATAAATATAGTTGGCGTATGTCCCAAGGGTATGGGACCATCTGTAAGAAGACTTTACGAACAGGGTAAAGAGGTAAATGGTGCAGGAATCAACTCAAGTTTTGCAGTTGTCCAGGATATTGACGGACGCGCAACAGATATTGCTCTTGGCTGGGCTGTAGCAATAGGTGCACCTTATGTTTTTGCAACGACTCTGGAGATGGAATATAAGTCCGATATATACGGCGAACGTGGTATACTTCTTGGTGCTGTACACGGTATAGTGGAAAGCCTCTATCGCTGGTATACAGACAAGGGTATGGATGAGAAAGAGGCTTTTAAACATACGGTTGAGACAATAACAGGTCCCATATCCAGTACAATATCCAAGAAGGGAATCAAGGCTTTATACGAAAGCTTTAACGGTGAGGACAAGAAAACCTTTCAGAAGGCATACAGTGCTGCTTATGGTCCTCTCTTTGAGATACTTCTTGAGTGTTACGAGGAAGTAGCAAGCGGTAATGAGATAAGGTCTGTTATCATGGCAGGAGAAAGACTCAAAAGATTTCCATTCCGCACAATAGATAATACAAAGATGTGGAAAGTGGGAGAAGAGGTAAGGAAAGAACGTAATGAAAACGAGATTCCTCTTGATCCATATACAGCAGGTGTTTATGTGGCAGGTATAATTGCACAGGTTGATGTTCTAAGAGAAAAAGGGCATGCATACTCCGAAATAGTCAATGAGTCAATAATAGAAGCCGTAGATTCTCTTAACCCGTACATGCACTATAAGGGAGTTGCATTTATGGTAGATAACTGCTCCACAACAGCAAGGTTAGGTGCAAGAAAATGGGCTCCCAGGTTTGACTATAACCTCTGGCAAAATACGTATCCTCAGTCAGAAACAGGCAATATAGATGAGAAGCTTATTTCTGATTTTGAAAAACATCCTGTCCATGAGGCTCTTGCTGTGCTGAGTAAGTATCGTCCTCCTGTAGACATAGTGGTTCTAGGTTAA
- a CDS encoding septum formation initiator family protein, translating into MKWRVVVSAYIGCLIYFIGLFIWGETGIISYNKLEKVHEAMSDNIVSLSLKNKQLEDKLVLLSTSSEQIKNHAKSLYLLEEDEGLILLKGISPPVTHMSPGTIIYPVDTGIDRTPFIRAVALSVGLIVFALSWILIPSVSPSVSEKRKVYMGNSGGFHSMRRASR; encoded by the coding sequence ATGAAATGGAGAGTTGTTGTTTCCGCTTATATTGGCTGTCTTATATATTTTATTGGACTTTTTATATGGGGTGAGACGGGTATTATATCTTATAATAAACTAGAAAAAGTCCATGAGGCAATGTCAGATAATATCGTAAGTTTGTCTTTAAAAAACAAACAACTGGAGGACAAACTTGTCCTTTTAAGCACATCTAGTGAGCAGATAAAGAATCATGCAAAATCGCTTTATCTGCTGGAAGAGGATGAAGGCCTTATCTTATTAAAAGGTATATCTCCTCCTGTCACTCATATGAGCCCGGGAACAATCATATATCCCGTAGATACGGGTATAGACAGAACACCGTTTATAAGAGCAGTAGCCCTCTCTGTAGGACTGATTGTTTTTGCTTTAAGCTGGATTCTTATTCCTTCTGTTTCTCCGTCAGTCTCAGAGAAGAGAAAAGTCTATATGGGAAACAGTGGAGGCTTTCATTCTATGCGACGGGCTTCCAGATAG